AGAGGTTAGGGCCGATGACAAACGTCGGAAGGACGGCGACGAGATCGATGTTGTTCTCCTTGGCAAACTCCCAGGCTGATTTCTCAGCGAGGATCTTCGCGACAGCGTACCATATCTGCCAGGCACGTCGAGAAGAAAACCAACCCACTCTTTCTTCAGGGAAGTGTTTGGAAAGAAAGTACATCAGCATAAAAACGAAGCATGGTATTCATTAACCTGGATGCTTTCGCAGAACTCCACGGAGCTCCATGATGTTTCATCCAGCAGCACGTTGGGGGGGAACTCAGCTTCATCTCTCAGCCTCACGGTCGACGACGACGACGTGAGGACAACCCTTTTGAGAAATGGGTTCTTCTTGCAGGATCTCAGCACGTTCAGAGTGCCGTTTATCGCTGAATCAAGCATTTCTTCCTGCAATGGAAGTGGCATCACATGCTGTCAATTGAGACCCACCACCACAGGACATCTTTTACCTTCTAACACGGGAAAGAAGAAGATGGGCAGTGAAGTGATCATAGTTAGTATAGCATGCCTTGGAATCAGCATTGGTGATGATAGGCGATGCAGTGTGGAAGATGCCCTCGCAGGCCATCACGGCATCGTCGAAGCTCCCTTCTTCCAAGAGGTCAGCCCTCACGAGCTCCAGCCTCTCCTTAGCACCTGCTAAGTTCCACAGGTGTGCTACCTTCTTCTGATTGCCTATCCAATTAGCAAATAAAATATATCCGTCACATTGCTATCACTTTCAACAATTGCGCATTATCAAGAAGAAACAAGAACGAGTTCCATCATTAGCAGCAACGAGAGGAATAAGAGAGTGGATCATTAGAGTGAGAGGAGAAGGACCTGGGTCTCTGACTGTCCCTAGAACATGATACCCTGACTCGAGAAGTCGCTTGACAAGCCAAGAGGCAACAAAGCCAGAGGCTCCAGTGACACACACCTTGCCCTTGGAAGTATTCGCCATTCTCTGAAGCTGGAAGTGCTCCTGAAATTTGACACATCAACTTATATATGACACATGAAGTATCTATTGTACAAGTAGAACAAGCAGAAAGGCATACTGGTATGTCACCCCCTTTTGGTGATTCTGTTTGGCAGGTAGAGAGTAGGTTAGGAGGTTCACAGCTTCCACGCTCCAGTGCTTGGTCATAGTACATTACACAAGATCGCATTTTAAAAGCCCAGGAAAACCTGCTGTCAAAAATATATAAAAGAACACCAGAAACCAGTCTACTGAGGTACAGCTTTACCAAAAGTCTTGCCAAAAAGAATATACATCCACTGATTTATTTGTAACAGTTTGCTCATCCAATTTCTGCAAGATGTGATGGCAAAGCAGAAGAAGCTTTATTCATGGATATATTATTCTGATTACATTTTGACTGATAACCCGTCGCTGTAAATCAATCAAAAACCAGCACAACAAAAGAATTACAGTCTTAATGTACACAAAAATGAGGGAGGAAGAAAATTCCTCAGAGTTCAGAGTATGCAAAACAGGTGGTATACACTCAATTTACACTACTCCTGTTTGGAGTAGATCCCAGATGCCGATAGCTTAGAGGAACAATGAGGTAGGCATATTCGCCGGGAGGAGGGTTCTGCTACGGGGCAAAACTTTACCAAGTGTACCAAAGCACAGCCATGTCTAAAAGTCCACTATCCAATTCATGTCTCAGGGGAGAGGCCAAAAGAAGATGCCATCTCTGCCAAGTGCTGCCATGTTGAATTCGTTATGAATGCTATAGGAACTACAGGCTGAAATATATATTCGTCGCTATCCGGTTGGAGGTTATACAATGTTTTGAGTTCCAGCGCTTTAGATTCCGCGGCTTCAGCTTCTTTGCGTAATATCTCCACTTCCTCACCGTCATCTGTTTCAGTTGCAGCAGTCAATTCTGCTCTAGCAGCAGAGGAGTCCAGACGGAGCCTTTTGTAACTTGCCATGGCTGACTCTTGTTCTTTGAGCACAATAAGCCCTTCGCATTCCTGTATCTTGTCAGTGGTTGCTGCGATATCCTTTTCTATAACCTCCAGATCAGTACCAGCTTTCTCCAATTTAGCACGGAGTTCTTCCTTCTCAGAATTCAGTGTTTTTGCCTCTGCAGCTATTCTCCCTGCTTCCTTAAAGTTCCTTGCAGCAGCAGCAACCTTCTTTTCAGCCTCTAGTTCAGGGCCTCTTTTGTCAATAAAGCTCAGCTTCTGCTTACATGTAGCCATCTCTTGCTGTATGCATGCTCTCTTTGAAGATATCTCCTGCAGACCCATCAATTAAGAAATATTCAGAATGAGGATCTTATCAGCACCGAAAAATATCTCAGTATATACCCAATGTTCTTTATCAGCAAAAAGAAATCATTTAAAGAATAGATGTTGTACCTGAAGACTAGTTCTAGCATCAGTTGTTTGTTGCCTGAGCATTTGGATGTCTTGTGAAATTTCCTCCTCCATTTTTAATAACCCAATTCTATCCTGCCTTGACTTCAAGATTGATGATgcaagcttccttctgatttcaACTGATTGTTGGCAAGCTTTTGCTTCAGAAGAACAAGCATTGATGATTTCCCGTAAGTCTGAGTCTTTCTGCTCTGCTGAAGAGATACAGTTGTCGATTTCATTCTTTTTTAAGGCAAGTGCCTCAGTATCTTGATCAATTTTAGTTTGGGATTCCTGCAAGGAATTGATCTTCATGTCAATATCTGACTGGGAGCCATGAAATCTGGAGACCACCGCACCGATCCTTTCTTGAACCTCCTGCATCTGAGCATTGTTTTCAGCTATCTCTGCTTCTTTCAACCTCACCAACTCCAGGAGCTCAGCTAATTCCACTGCAAGGGTTTCTCCTTTCTTACTTAGAATGTCCTTTTCTCTCTTATCGTCTTCAATTAAATGCTCTACTGAACCTTCTAGCCCTGAACGTGCTGCTAAAACCAATTCTGTTTCAACCTCCGTCTCTAGCTTCTTTATTTGTAGTAACTCCATTGATGTTTGCCACCCTTCTATTTCTTTCGACGACATTTCTTCTGCTTGTTTGCTTACAGAATCAGCATGCTCAGTGGCATCCTAAGAAAGACAGAGCTTGAATATTAATGAGCTAGAAGAACAGAAACTGAAATGTAGTGAATCCTTTAGAGGTTCATAATTAGTTGTTGTCAAAAATTGTCGCAACATAGATTACTACATCTATTTAACTATCACTGTATTCAGGTAGATATCATATAGTTGCCAGTAAATTTCATAAGGGGAATAACTCTTAACAGACAAACCATTCTCTGGTTCAGGTAAACATGGACACTGGTGTCCTTCGTAATCATATAGAACTGCTAAAATTTATTCGTTTGGGTTAGTCTAAAACTTCAAATCATCCTTCTCTTTCACAACTTTCATGCTGTTCGAACATTTCAGTACCTTTTAGATACTTATTATTACATTGGAGTATTATGCCAATGGACTGTAATAGTGCCATCAACACAATACATGTATTACGATATCATCAAATCAGACATTATATAAGCATAGTAGTCCCACTAATGTTATCCAATAAAAAAAATATCAGTAGATACTTAGTGTAAAAACATGTTTGAGTAGCTCTCTAGAAAGACTAGGGTTGATGCAATGAAAGCCTATTTATGTCAAAGTGTTATTTAAAAGGATGCCTGAATTCAAGGAAGTACATCTAACATTGACATTACAGTTTTATGCAAGCTGAGTAAAAGAACGCACAGCTGATTTACCTTTGCAAACTGCTCAAGAAGGGCAGCAGCTTCCTCCTCCACGGCTATGCGGGACTCAAGCACATCCTGCAACTCCAAATCCACCGAATCATAATCAAGCTCC
This sequence is a window from Aegilops tauschii subsp. strangulata cultivar AL8/78 chromosome 7, Aet v6.0, whole genome shotgun sequence. Protein-coding genes within it:
- the LOC109785615 gene encoding tetraketide alpha-pyrone reductase 1 — translated: MANTSKGKVCVTGASGFVASWLVKRLLESGYHVLGTVRDPGNQKKVAHLWNLAGAKERLELVRADLLEEGSFDDAVMACEGIFHTASPIITNADSKEEMLDSAINGTLNVLRSCKKNPFLKRVVLTSSSSTVRLRDEAEFPPNVLLDETSWSSVEFCESIQIWYAVAKILAEKSAWEFAKENNIDLVAVLPTFVIGPNLSPVLGPTASDVLGLFKGETEKFTIFGRMGYVHIDDVASCHILVYETAGAKGRYICNSAVLGSDELVALLAKRFPSFPIPKSLPNIHGEQTYGYNTSKIRKLGLEFRGVEEMFDDSVESLKAHGYLREGAA
- the LOC109785618 gene encoding uncharacterized protein: MASQDGGWGDGGDSLFEGMVLFAPADPAAAEAEEAPEPPKPPTPPPAAAASDAESSATSQPLDEDLFSDLTLLAPQPPLDQDQHPQPQAQDQNHRPASPVAVTPPPAAAALSRQPSSSSLRKKKRAVRIGYGRSPQTAPALPPTVPIANTAAPAAAAATATVLRTTSSSSSLSDASTYDAIPPIPIQYLDQLGNDDERDAAVVDPDANSLDAISVNSLDAKQEAKEEDGGKDAGEAVVAVVGIEERLALLRSQISSKLDSIQQSAAAVAAKRRQLAGRQRKVAEDVGSAASKHKDLERELEEACEAEDFERAERISDSLAALEKDKDRLLTALRDAELDYDSVDLELQDVLESRIAVEEEAAALLEQFAKDATEHADSVSKQAEEMSSKEIEGWQTSMELLQIKKLETEVETELVLAARSGLEGSVEHLIEDDKREKDILSKKGETLAVELAELLELVRLKEAEIAENNAQMQEVQERIGAVVSRFHGSQSDIDMKINSLQESQTKIDQDTEALALKKNEIDNCISSAEQKDSDLREIINACSSEAKACQQSVEIRRKLASSILKSRQDRIGLLKMEEEISQDIQMLRQQTTDARTSLQEISSKRACIQQEMATCKQKLSFIDKRGPELEAEKKVAAAARNFKEAGRIAAEAKTLNSEKEELRAKLEKAGTDLEVIEKDIAATTDKIQECEGLIVLKEQESAMASYKRLRLDSSAARAELTAATETDDGEEVEILRKEAEAAESKALELKTLYNLQPDSDEYIFQPVVPIAFITNSTWQHLAEMASSFGLSPET